In a genomic window of Cyanobacteria bacterium FACHB-DQ100:
- a CDS encoding DUF3598 family protein, which produces MKSQWDCLLENLGTWEGSFTRLSPAGEVLEDTPSIVSFAGLNHNQTMRQIVRLAPANQPISEKVLEYSSLGRNILLFDNGAFSQGTIQFAPFSEFGAELGLIHDDRRLRLVQLFDKQGKLTGLTLIREKLSGSETLERPPLQVEDLIGEWKGAATTIYPDWRSPDSYTTALKIWREGERLHQELNFGRTIVTSAQIEGSRLRFDRGVQILLLPNGASSNCPLEIQPRQPFVLEVGWLLQPNLRQRLIRSYSDKGEWVSLTLVTEHKIDS; this is translated from the coding sequence ATGAAATCTCAATGGGATTGTTTGCTGGAGAATTTAGGCACCTGGGAAGGTTCGTTTACACGGCTTTCACCCGCTGGGGAAGTTTTAGAAGATACCCCTTCGATCGTGTCTTTTGCCGGACTCAATCACAATCAAACCATGCGTCAGATTGTTCGTCTCGCTCCAGCAAATCAGCCCATCAGCGAGAAAGTTCTAGAGTACAGTTCACTCGGTCGCAATATTCTGCTGTTCGACAACGGCGCATTTTCTCAAGGTACGATTCAGTTTGCGCCGTTCTCAGAGTTTGGTGCGGAGTTGGGATTAATTCATGACGATCGCCGCCTCCGCCTCGTTCAACTATTCGACAAACAAGGTAAGCTCACCGGACTCACCTTAATTCGAGAAAAATTATCCGGTTCAGAAACACTAGAGCGTCCACCCCTTCAAGTTGAAGATTTGATCGGGGAATGGAAGGGAGCAGCGACGACCATTTATCCAGATTGGCGATCGCCCGATTCGTACACCACTGCTTTGAAAATTTGGCGCGAAGGTGAACGTCTACATCAAGAACTGAACTTCGGACGCACGATCGTCACCAGTGCTCAAATTGAAGGATCGCGATTGAGATTCGATCGAGGTGTTCAAATTTTGCTGCTTCCGAATGGAGCTTCATCCAACTGTCCGTTAGAAATTCAACCTCGTCAGCCTTTCGTGCTTGAAGTCGGCTGGCTTCTACAACCAAATCTAAGACAGCGCTTAATCCGCAGCTATAGCGATAAAGGTGAATGGGTTAGCCTTACATTAGTGACAGAGCATAAAATTGACTCATAA
- a CDS encoding Uma2 family endonuclease — protein MALTVKDLEILQTQCPDYRMELVNGEIIVMSPSGYESDEVTAEMIRQLGNWVRPRKMGRVTASSAGFVLPNSDTRAPDVSFVQAERLRRSPRSFAELAPDLVVEVKSPSDSITKLRTKIDEFLELGTRVGILINPEQEWVEIRRSGEDPIVLHNGDTITAPDLLPGWEAKVEDLWSPQFD, from the coding sequence ATGGCACTTACAGTTAAGGATTTAGAAATACTCCAAACGCAGTGTCCAGACTATCGAATGGAGCTAGTGAATGGAGAGATTATTGTCATGAGTCCATCGGGGTATGAATCAGATGAAGTCACAGCAGAAATGATTCGACAGTTAGGAAACTGGGTTAGACCCAGAAAAATGGGTAGAGTGACTGCTTCTAGCGCTGGTTTCGTCTTACCGAACTCTGATACTCGTGCGCCTGATGTTTCCTTTGTGCAAGCAGAACGATTACGCCGCAGTCCCCGAAGCTTTGCCGAACTTGCTCCCGATTTGGTGGTTGAAGTTAAATCACCCAGCGACAGCATTACCAAGCTCAGAACCAAAATTGATGAATTTCTTGAGCTGGGAACCAGAGTCGGTATTCTAATCAATCCAGAGCAAGAGTGGGTCGAAATTCGTCGCAGTGGAGAAGATCCGATCGTTCTTCACAACGGCGACACAATCACAGCCCCCGATCTTCTTCCGGGTTGGGAAGCCAAAGTCGAAGATCTCTGGTCGCCGCAGTTCGATTAA